In the genome of Devosia rhizoryzae, the window GACAGCGCCCGATCGGCGGAACGCAAGGGGCAGGTGGGGTCGGGCGATCGCTCCGAGCGCATCCGCACCTATAATTTCCCGCAAGGCCGCGTCACCGACCACCGCATCAACCTGACGCTCTATAAGCTCGACAAGGTCATCGCCGGCGAAGCGCTGGACGAGCTGATCGAGGCGCTGATCACTGAAAATCAGGCGGCGCAGCTGCTGGCCATGGAGCAGGTCAACTGACCACGATCGGCCAGCTCTGGCGCCGTTGGCGCGACGTGCTGGACCGAGATGGTTTTGCGACGGCGACGCTGGATGCAAAGCTCCTTACCGGGCATGCGCTGGGCCTCGATGCGCTAGCGCTGTCGCTTCGGGAAAATGAACCTGTTTCCGACGCGATAGCCAGCCGAGTCGACCAGCTGTTGCGGCGGCGGATGACGGGGGAGTCCGTGGCGCGCATCATCGGCGAGCGGGAATTTTATGGTCTCGCCTTTGGCCTCAATGCGGCAACGCTCGAGCCGCGTACCGATACCGAGCTGCTGGTCGATCTGGCGCTCAAGGCCCTGCCGCGAGGTGGCCACTTGCTGGACCTCGGGACCGGGACGGGGTGCATCCCGATCTCGATACTGGTCAATCGTCCGGATACGAGCGCGATGGCGACGGATGTTTCAGCCGAGGCGCTGGAGATGGCCGAGCGTAATGCCGGGCGGCATGGCGTGGCGGGGCGGATCGACTTTGCGCGGGGGAGTTGGTTCGAGGCTCTTACCTCTCCCTTTGGGGGGGAGGTCGACGCGGTATCGCGTCGGGTGAGGGGGCCTTCTGCCAAGGATGAGGAAGGCCCCCTCACCCGGCCCTCGGCCGACCTCTCCCCCAGAGGGAGAGGTGAAGAGGGGTTCGATCTGATTGTTTCGAATCCGCCTTATATCGCTAGCGCGGTGATCGATACCCTTTCGCCTGAGGTGAAGTCGTTCGATCCGATGCTGGCATTGGACGGGGGTCGAGATGGGATCGAGCCTTATCGGGTGATCGCGTCGGCTTCCGGGCACTATCTCAGGCATGGCGGGCAGGTCATGGTCGAAATCGGCTATGACCAGGGACGGAGCGTTGCCTTGCTGTTCGAAGGCGCCGGTTTTTCCGATGTCGCCGTGCATCGCGATCTGGCGGGGCTTGATCGTGTGGTTGTCGCGCACCACTTGTGATGGAGAACAGCGTCTCTGGCCCGGTCACCGCAATTTGTGCTGGCCAAGCGGGCTCGAACCGAGTAATTTGTTCTTGCTGTCAACGGCGCATCATGGGCGCCGCAGCGACCACACCCAACTTAACGACTATGCTGCCAGGGGCAGCGCGGTTCCGCGGAAACGGAACGGTGCAAGGGTGGGGCGGATCGATCCGCCAGGTTGTTGCCGACCGCATTTAGGTCTTCATGAAGCCAGTTCAGGGTCCCGCGGCGTGCAGTTTATCTCCGCCGGGGCCGGGCCAGACCCAGGCGCGTCGTCCGGGTCCGCCATAGTGAGACGCTTAACTTTTAGAGTTAGATCAGCGACCCGATGAGACCAAACAATCAAAACAAGAACCGGCAGCGTAATCGCAATGGCGGGCGCAAGCACGTCAATCCGCTGTCACGCAACTACGAGAGCAACGGCCCGGACGTGAAGGTGCGCGGCAACGCAGCCCATGTCGCGGAAAAGTACCTGCAGCTCGCCCGTGACGCGCAATCGAGCGGCGACTCGGTGATGGCCGAAAACTATCTCCAGCACGCCGAGCATTATTTCCGCATCGTTTCTTCCGCGCAGCAGGCCCTGAACGGCCCGCGCGATGGCCAGAGCCAGGATGATCTGGATTTCGACGACGATGCCAACGACGTCAATTCCCGCTTTTCCTCGCCGCAGCCGATTCAGCAGCCGCAGGACAATGGCGGCTACCAGGACAATGGTGGCAATAATGGCGGCCAGCGCGAAGGTCGCGAAAACGGCCATGGCGGTGAGCGGCGTGAGTATCGCGAAACGCGCGAAAACCGCGACAACGCCAATCGCGAGAACCGCGAGACTGTTGTAGCCGGAGAAGGCGAACAGCCTGTCGTCCAGGCAGCCGGAGAACCGGTGCAGGCCGCTCCCGGCGAAGAAGCCGGTGAGCAGGCGCCCCGCAAGCCGCGCGAACGTCGTCCACGCCGTCGCCGTCCAGCGGCAGGCGAGGGGGGCGAGCAGGCCCCTGCAGGCGAGGCCGAGGTGAGCGAGCTCCCGGCTTTCCTTACCGGCAATCCAGCCAACGCCGCCGAGTAAATCTTTAAAAATGCCGGGTCCAGTGCCCGGCATTTTTGTTTTCGGGTCTTCCGCCCGGCGCGAAACTTCCTACATGCATTGGCGAACGGATGTGCCTTTTGAGGGCATCCGCAAATCGACGCTATCGGCGCCGTCAGGGCCGAAAAGGAGTTTTGCATGAATATCGAAAAGTACACCGAGCGGGCTCGCGGTTTTATCCAGAGCGCCCAGACCGGTGCGATGAATGCCGGCAACCAGCAGTTCACCCCGGTGCACCTGCTCAAGGTCTTGCTGGATGACGACCAGGGCATGGCCAATGGCCTGATTGC includes:
- a CDS encoding N5-glutamine methyltransferase family protein; this translates as MGQLWRRWRDVLDRDGFATATLDAKLLTGHALGLDALALSLRENEPVSDAIASRVDQLLRRRMTGESVARIIGEREFYGLAFGLNAATLEPRTDTELLVDLALKALPRGGHLLDLGTGTGCIPISILVNRPDTSAMATDVSAEALEMAERNAGRHGVAGRIDFARGSWFEALTSPFGGEVDAVSRRVRGPSAKDEEGPLTRPSADLSPRGRGEEGFDLIVSNPPYIASAVIDTLSPEVKSFDPMLALDGGRDGIEPYRVIASASGHYLRHGGQVMVEIGYDQGRSVALLFEGAGFSDVAVHRDLAGLDRVVVAHHL
- a CDS encoding DUF4167 domain-containing protein, which produces MRPNNQNKNRQRNRNGGRKHVNPLSRNYESNGPDVKVRGNAAHVAEKYLQLARDAQSSGDSVMAENYLQHAEHYFRIVSSAQQALNGPRDGQSQDDLDFDDDANDVNSRFSSPQPIQQPQDNGGYQDNGGNNGGQREGRENGHGGERREYRETRENRDNANRENRETVVAGEGEQPVVQAAGEPVQAAPGEEAGEQAPRKPRERRPRRRRPAAGEGGEQAPAGEAEVSELPAFLTGNPANAAE